A region of Lycium barbarum isolate Lr01 chromosome 3, ASM1917538v2, whole genome shotgun sequence DNA encodes the following proteins:
- the LOC132631010 gene encoding uncharacterized protein LOC132631010, with protein MGLCMVNADTYRFWKAKLPIDEVLVRIHIAVVSRCTCCSNPLQETVDHLFLTREFATKIWQYFINGVGLQGPFVQCNIDGVSKGNPGPSSASLYIRNEEGDLIYASGRQFPNTTNIIAEATAIKDGLQYCISNQLLPVKLETDSLTMKNILKGRWEVPWSISMEVNGIQRIRRDKAIQFEHMLREGNTATDFCTNLAFHFAGSFHFTTFQEATVKARRILNLDKASVPHI; from the exons atggGATTATGCATGGTGAATGCAGACACGTACAG ATTTTGGAAAGCAAAATTACCTATTGATGAAGTTTTGGTTAGGATACACATTGCAGTTGTTTCAAGGTGTACTTGTTGCTCAAATCCACTTCAGGAGACAGTGGATCATTTGTTTCTTACTAGAGAATTTGCAACTAAAATATGGCAGTATTTCATCAATGGCGTAGGATTACAAGGACCTTTTGTGCAG TGTAATATTGATGGGGTATCGAAAGGAAATCCTGGTCCTAGTTCAGCATCTCTTTATATCAGGAATGAAGAGGGAGATTTGATATATGCAAGTGGGAGGCAATTTCCAAATACTACAAATATTATTGCTGAAGCAACTGCTATAAAGGATGGTCTGCAATACTGCATTTCAAATCAGCTTCTACCAGTAAAATTAGAAACTGATTCCCTAACAATGAAGAACATATTGAAAGGAAGGTGGGAAGTACCTTGGAGTATATCTATGGAGGTTAATGGGATTCAGAGGATAAGAAGAGACAAAGCAATTCAATTTGAACATATGCTGAGAGAGGGCAACACTGCAACTGATTTTTGCACTAACTTAGCTTTTCATTTTGCGGGTTCTTTCCATTTTACAACTTTTCAGGAGGCAACAGTTAAAGCAAGGAGAATACTTAACTTGGACAAGGCTTCAGTACCACATATTTGA